ACTAGAAAGCACTTACTGGTAAACCATCTGCTACGATTAATAATTATCTCGCCTTGTGTGATACTTTTTTTCAGTACATGTCTGATGATAGAGGACGCGGGGTTCATGTCACACGTCCACTAACTGTTCGGTTCGTGCTCTGACGAATTTCAAATGAACATCTTTGGACACGTCGACTGAGGAAGCTTTTCAGGGGTGGTGCGTTGAAAGTGGGTCCTGTTGCGATTTCCAGAGTCGCCCCAGGCGTACTTCAGGTATTGTGATCGATAGTGCTGCTGAGGATCTTTCTTCTGGTACAAGTCTAGATTTGCTGTGTCTTTCGAGAGTCGGCTGGTGGCCGAATGAATAAAAAGGCGGAATGAGTCCAAAATGcgatgggggtgggggggggggggggtgggagTGCGGAGTGAAGCGAAACCCTCGCTTAGAGTCCGCTCCCGAATGTAACACCCGTCCGCCGGGAGATATATAACAAAGGGATGAACCCAAGCCGAGAAGCTATGGTTAAGGCCATTATTCAGAAGGTTGTGAAAGGAACTTTCTTATTCGTGTTGATAGATTCGGGAGCAATATAACCCTGTTTTTCCAGTCTGGTTAAAAACCCTGTGAACTAACAAAGAATTTCCAATGATACTGCCTTCTCTCAGTCTGTGGTAAGATCTTTTTAAAAACTGACACTACTTTCGCCTGAAAAATATAACCTGAGCCGCGAAAGATATCAGAATTCTGATAAAAACACCTCAGCAGCAAGTCCATATTGTTGCACTACTTCGTTAATCGATATCAGGCAAGGAACCGAAAAACCAATTAAACGCTAAGAACTTTTTTGACAAAACGGctgacaatttaaaaaaataacctgTAAATCTTAATGCATCGACAAACTTAAACAAGATCTTTTTTATCAAGTTTTATTGATCTGACTGTGGAGAATGGCCTTTTCTTAATGATAGGTTCATATCCCATTTCCAAGGGTTAGTGACTGCAAGCTGCGTCTGTCAGGGCTGATGCAGAACAGTAAACTGCCTAATTTTCGTTGACATTTCTTTCAGCGGCTTTCGCGAGTAACTGCGGTTCGCGAAAATGAAACAGCGAAATCTATTTTGATTAGAAAGGCAGTAGACACTTCCTCATCTTGTCGTTTTCGAAATGTTCACGAATCGTAACACTAGAGGCgccaaaatttggtggtttacaagTGCTGTAGCTTCTCTCTTTGACATACAGAATTCAAACAGCGAAATTTCAGTTTACTTAGTAATTCGAGCCGCGACGGGCAAGCCCAAAGCTGTCAACGACGCCTCCTTTTTCATCTGTCGAGGCTGTCACAAGCATACCCTCAGTGGCCCCATTCGACCCGATTAGGAGTCCTCCCCACACATCCAGTCACCCAGCGCACTCTTAATTTTGTTCTTCTGAAGTGCGAAATTCTTAGTCTAAAGTTATTCTTGCCAATACCTATGGCTCCTCCTCTGTCCTTAGCGCTGCCGAGTAAGAGATGATTGAGCTACGTTTTCAATCTTGTACAAGAAATCTGCCGAGAGGCTTGAATTTGACATCGCCTAATTGGATGCGCCAGTTTAACTACTTTGATCACAACATGGTAATTTTGCAAACGGCCTTTTGTTCAAGGTAAACATTGCGAAACCTCTTGCTATGAGAGCGCTTCCATTGCGCCGCTCCACTGTGCTCATTACAGGTAAACATTGCACTGAAACAATTCCAGCTGTGCCGTTGATCAACCGCACCGTGATAAACAGACCAGCTACCCATGACATCGCGAGGTGTGATGCGTAGGCCATCCGCAAATTTGCACCTATTTCATGATAATCGACCCGAACGAAAGGgcaaatccgccattgatgAGTCACTGGCGCCAAAAACTACTTCTTCTGATCTCGAAGTTCAGAAAGATGAACCAAACTTTAAGATAAGTTACCAACTTTATTTAATAAGTCCCCTGCGTTGTTTTCATACGATATATGTCGAAACATCGAACAGATATCGAAATGGACACAtacttttgaaataaatattttggcCGATTCACACTGCCGCCTGCGTGGCCTTTTCTGTGTTTGCAACGCggattgatatttcataatggCGACCAGGAATgcattctgattgtgactttgtcctcagaaaaccaatttgggacgaaTTGAATTGTTAATTAAACGTCACAGAATCTGGTGACAAGAACCTAACAAAGTAAAGTTTGATGCGGTCGCATAGCCAGCTTAATATGTCTGGGAGGTGAAAACCTTTTGTGAAAGATCTTTGGTTCTGACAACACAAATCCACAGTGCTGGAAGATGTCTTGAAAATTGACCGCGAAAATCCCCTATCTTCTCTGAACACGTCCCTCTCTCCGGCAAAATGGCCTTACATCGAGACAGCCGGGGTATCCTACAGGTCGAACCACCCTCTTGGTTTTGACAGCGATTCGTTGATTCCCTAATGGTTTGAGTGGCTGAGCTGAATCAATATCTACTCGTGATGAGCTATTAAGTACAAATAGCTTGCTGACAAGTTGATTACCCCCACTCATAGATACTAGTATTCGCCTATTACTGATCATGACTAGACTGATGATAAGAAGGGGTTGACGTGATGTACAATTTTGACATTGTCCGTAGACTCTATCTTTATTCGAGATTCGGGTGATGCAGATAAAGTTGTTCTTGCTGTTTGCTAGGGAGGCCAAGCACAACAAGGCGGCGTTGGGCTGGATTAATGTTGTTGGCTTTTGTGGAAAAAATGGCGAAGCCTCAGTTAGTTTACTCTATTCTACTAAAAAATGGCACTGTACGCAGAACTAGCCAAAACGGATTATTGGCCAGAATTCAAACCGCGAAATTTCAGTTTACTTAGTAATTCGAGCCGCGACGGGCAAGCCCAAAGCTGTCAACGACGCCTCCTTTTTCATCTGTCGAGGCTGTCACAAGCATACCCTCAGTGGCCCCATTCGACCTGATTAGGAGTCCTCCCCACACATCCAGTCATCCAGCGCACTCTCAAATGACCAGTGTCCACTCCTCACTCAGGTCCTGGCCCTTTCATCTGCGCCAAAGTAAGCTTTTCGGATAATTTGGCCACCTTGGGTATTGAGAGAATGAGGACCGGACCCGCTAACGAATGCAGCTAATGGTCTATGTATGTGTATCACGTATGGACCGAGTAATCGACCACAATGAGGTAATATCGAGGTGCCAGCTTCTGAATTGGTCAATCTGCATTTTAGTCCCACCCAGGTATGTGAGATGATCTCGGTTGTATTGGCGGCTATTAGCGCCGACAAAAGAAAGCATGTCTCCGCTTTCCGCTAACATTACTTGGCCAATTAACCTGGTGATATTTGAAGTTATGACTGATATTTCAGGAGTGATTGCTTTCTGATGCGCACTAGTACGTGATAACTTGCAATAGATATCACTTCGAAATTGCTTTACTAATTGTAAAGCAATGGTTTCTCTCAATCAATGCGCTTGTCACCGAGGACTATGGAAAATGGTTGATTGCGGCGGCGGGATGTCACTTTCTATATCCTCATCCATTGGTTGCAGCAGCCCACCCTctttgcgcatgaccggaactctaATTTTATCTGACGTCGTttcgtccctgcttgaattggccgccattatcGCTGAATGTGCGGGATCTgctcatttcattattacaagaCATCCAATGCATACATTGATGCGAAACTTTGAGACATGTTCAGAATAGTCCAATCAAATGTTTTAATGGAAGCTATTATATTTCAGACAACAtaagtttttgtaattttgtccACAACgtgagtacgaatctgtggccacggccattttcagttcaattacaCTGCGCAATggcaatgtataatgtactaCAGAGACTTTCCAACATGGAAGCTATTAGTGGCAGAGAGATCATATTATaactgctttggagaatggtagCAGCCATGTCCAAATCGCTTTAGAAATTACAGATTCAGTTCCGTTACAATTCTGATGCAAATCAGGCGTTACTTGCATCGTCTCACTAAATCACTTTTATACCATTTGATGTGGATTAATGATTTCCTATAATGCcattaattacatgtatggaATATCATCAATCATTCAATGTTCCCATTGGAAAATGCaattaattattttttttttttcgtgcACAATTATATGAAAAATTGATAAAGATACGAATATACCAGATTAATCTTTTTCGATTTGGCTTGGTACAAAGTACCCAATTGTAACAAAAGGAATTTGATTTGAACAGATGAATAAGCTCCTACTATTATATTATTTCAGATTATTCTGAATTTTATATCATCCGATACAGCAGTGTTGAGATGCTAATGAACGATACGTCCAATCAGCCTTATGAAAGTCCTATTAGTTTTTAGAATAGGGCCAGATAGGTGGCCATGATTTACTCCACGCCGATGTATGTGGGCCGGATCGACTGTGCCACGCCCATCTGAATATACGCCCATATTAATGGAAACTCTCCCATATGGATGGCGCCCATACATTTGTTtcccaaaaaagtagaaaagaAAATTACTTCTATACAGCATATCCATATAATCGTCactcgcgcattgatatggTCCTATAAAATAGggacaagttctaaactgaccagtgagaccacattttcttaagtatacatgtattaaaaaaagcatatttctgttgcCTGACTCCATTtaaaatcaaccacagattgagaattaattccgcTTTGacccatcccagccatgtatttaccacaacttgacattttaataagctctatttgactgtgccacacttccggtcgtggataaAGACATGTCTCTGTCCAGTAGGCAGGTTTGTTTTTGCTATCATGGAAAGAATAAGTCAGCTGTGAAGAtccattttttttctgataacAGACATAATCCATATCTCTAGATATCATAAGTTTCAAGACATCCAACAGCAGGTACAGTTTTTGAGATATACAAGGTTGAAACAAGTGGTGTCTGTTGGCTACGTCACGTACCTCAGGCTTTTTCCCGTCCCCAGGTACACTACCAACGAACCACAATGCACGAATGTACGCAGTGTATTACAAGACCACTCGTGCGTGGAAATGTTCGAAGACAGTTATATTTTGAGGTGGCACGCGATAATGCCGGGGTATTATTGCGATAATCTGTGAACGATTCGGTGCGAGGGTTTGCCGCCTCGGCTGGTTGTTGTTCGTTAGTAGCCTCCTTAACCGTGAATAGGGGAATTATAAGGAAAACACTGCCATATGTAACACCGGAGAAGGACATGCTCTCATACTGTCTGCAATCTCCTGAAATCAAGtagtgtttgttggttttaagTTCTTCTTTTAATATCAAGCCGCATTTTGTAACTGATACAGAGACCCACAGCTCCCTCGTGATACAATTATCCAAGTGTGTATGATATCAAGACGAGATTGTCCGCTTACTTTCCTGGTCATATTAAGCAGGGAAGGGTGTCGTTTCAAGTAATTGCCAAGGTGGAAAACCTTGACTACATCTACACACAATTCATGGTCAGTTGACTTTGAAACAGAGACAAATACATCATCAGATGGAGTTGCAGTGATGTCATCGGCGTCTCGGTGTACGGTAACTGAATCGACAAAAGTGATTTTCCCCTTCTCAATTCTATAAACGTCAACACATCCTGTACCGagaatgaatatgaatttccCCCCACACGCTACTCGCCTAAGACAACGATTGTGAGTTTCAGAAGTATCTATCACACTGCCGCTCTTATTCAAGACAGCAATTTCCTGGGTATCATCCGCCTTGTTTGATAGCACAACAAATTGTCCACGAATGTCAGTGGAGAATGAAACGGCTTTTTCAAGATTGTTGCAAACGAGTTCTCCTGTTTGGTTCCCCTCGTTGGGCGTAAATACTGTCAGGGCCATGGCCTTATTCTCATTCTGGTTTTCCTCTACTGACAAGTCTACCAAGTGTAGGATTGCAATTCCACCGTCGGTTGTAGCAGCCATATCTACAACTCCGTTGTCAATCAAGGTTCGGTCAGTCGGTTTACCGGATTTGTCGTGGTGATCGTGACAAATACATTTTGCTTTTGGTGATGGGTCAAAGGATGCGGCAAGCACGAAGTCATTTAGTCCTACACTGGCGACAACACTGTGAATTATTgcatcttcattatcataaatgAAGTGAACTTGGCGCGTAGCTTTTATTTCACGTGTATCATAGTTGAACTGACCAATCTGCCCCAAATCCATATCCTTCAGCTGTTCACTCTCCTTAAAAATCGGCAACGACTCTCGCAGTTTCTTCCAGTGAAGGTCACGTTCAAGGTTGTCTGATTCCAGTACAGCACCTAGCTCCTTCCTTGCTTTCTTCAACTCTGAAAGGAAACCTGAATCGAGTTTCTTTCTCGTCAAGATGGCCTGTCCTTTTTCAACTTCCTTCTGGATCGACTCTACCACCTCGGGAATCTTTTGTAACATATCTGTCATCCCGGACACATCGCACCCTCGCTTGATGGCATCTTTGAGTTTCTCCTTCTGCTCAAGGAGTCGGTTGATAGCCTTTTCTGTCGCCTCTTCGACTTGCTGAATCATGCCACCGCGCCAGTTCAAGACGACATCTCGGGCAGCACCTGTCTCATCCCTCAGCTGGTCAAGCTCAATGATCTTGGTCGTCCCCGTGCTTAATACATCCTGCAAGTCATTTACCTCATTTTGGATCACTCTTCCTATTTCCACAATGCCATGGTCACCGTGATCCAAGAGGACACACAAACAGCACCCTGAGCATTCGCACGAGTTGCAAAACATGTCCAAAGGCATGTGATGACGGCTACATCCCATATAACCAGTGTTTAGATCGCATAGAGTAGTCACCACGTGGTGACTGGTCACTGGTAACAATTTATGTTGATCAGCACAGGATTTGCAGAGAAGCACATTCCGGCACTGTTCACagcaaaattcggcatcaggtGTTGGACTATTACCCCTGCATTCACATATTCGGCATGGTCGTTTACTTGTCGTTGGGCCCGTGGTCTTCGTAGCTGCAGCTACACCACCTCCGCTGGATGGCTCAACATCTTCTGGTGTCTCACCAGGCACTCTACTCCAGTCGTCAAGACCAGCAACTCCGCTCGGAGGCAGCAGACACTCCTTCATGCAACACGGGCAGGGAAAATGGTCCCCGCCTGTAGGGTTGTTGGTGAGGTGTTTGTCGAGGCAATCTATGCAGAAGAAATGTTTGCAAGGTTCAACTGTCTTCAGCTTTGTAGCATCCCCAAAGCACACGAGACACGTAGCTGCTGCAACCTGGGCACTTCCGGTAATGGACGCCATCTTGGACTCTGCCTGAAAGCAAAAATTAGGCAGAAGGTCAGGAAATATTGccttgaaatgtttttttggaACTGAGACTCTTGACAATGGTAGTCCAGGACGACTTGAAATTGAAGATCTGCTTCAACTTTGTACAATGTACGATCTATGAGTGTCACACACGTCATTAGGATACATCAATCAAACTCGCCCTCTGAGAAGTTCCGAGGTCAGAGTTCGCCACAAATACCAAATCGAATTGCCACGGCAAAAAGCTGTTACATTCACTGTGATTTAGGCTCAGAGGTTTTTGTAGGAAAATTCTACCCGGAGCTTTCAGTTGTCGCTGGAACCTTCAGCGGCGACATAGTCCTCGACCTGCACGGCTGCAGTGATGTTCTGGGGTAGACTACATTATCTACCTATCTTTCACCTACCGGAATCACGCCGTCGGGATCTCTTGCTTGCCAGAAAGTTGGTCCTGCAGGACGATGCTGGGTATGGTCAATAAGAATAGTTCCAACAGCGCTACAAAAGTCGAATAACTGCTGATCTGTACTCTTTCATATAAGGTATACAGACATGTCACTGAATGTGTATCAGACCTACAAAACTGCATGCGAATAATCAATAACCATCCACGAACGCATTCGCTGAATCTATTTCGAGGTAACTGGGTCAACTTCCTCGATATCTTTTATTAAGTAAACCATGCTTGACGTGTGGTTGAAAGTATATGTAGTGAATTGAATTTTTTATTCGCCGAAATTTGATCCGAAGTTATTTGCATTTGAATCTAAATCTTCGACGTATTGTACTGGCATTGTGCGTATATCATGATAAGCCAACTTATAGTTTAACCAATCTAATATATCAAAACATCTTTTGAAGTGTGATCTTTAAAGGCAGCTATAAGGAATAAAATCAGTGGACCTCGGACGACAAATATGTGCACAGAGTTAGTGCAATGGGCCATGTTCGATTCAGTGATAAATGGATATTGTAAATAGTTGCGATATACTTTATGATATGAGAGCATTATATCGTTAACTTTGCGTAACCTTGTCTgatcatgccgacttaccggtgGTGAATATCAATCCTATTAAAAGGTGAACGATGGATATACGCAGAaagacggtagatcggcatggatCTGATCATGACGGTAGATCATCATGAGTCTGATCATGACGGTAGATCAGCATGAGTCTGATCATGATCGTAGATCAGCATGAGTCTGATCATGACAGTAGATCAGCTTGGGGTCTGATCatgacggtagatcggcatgagTCTGATCATGACGGTAGATCAGCATGAGTCTGATCATGACGGTAGATCAGCATGAGTCTGATCATGACGGTAGATCAGCATGAGTCTGATCGAGCTGACTCCCTTTCTACAGCACCATCTTAAAGCAGAAGCTTTTGAAATTTAATTAAAAAAATACCCCGTCAAATGTTGATTAAACCACAGCAACCATTGGCAATATTTGCGAAGTTTTGCTCACTACTAAGCTGGTTGTATTTCTGTTTTCGTTTTTTTTGTCTTCCTCGTTCAACTTGATGTGGTGAACACATAGTTTCTAAATATATTCTCGTTTTTTGGTGATAGAATCATACATCGTAGCCTCAACTGTTCCTTATGTAGCACAACCTTTGAATAAATAATGGAATCGTGCTTCTGCCTCGTCGTTTATGCGTGATTCCATGCGAAAAGGAGATTTATTATGTATTATAGCCTGGTTTATAACACAATGGTATTTGCAGCATTGGCTCCTTTCTTCTGTGCGGAACATAACTAGCGGGGAATCTCTTCAGACTTGGAATAAAAAGAAACAATGAAATTCATGTACTGGGTACAGTTGTTGAggcaggcagcaggggtaacGGCGTATTATGTTGTCACCCGTCTacccttccatttgccagattaactACGAATAGGACAACAAAAATTAGTTTTGCATCAGACATATCGCACTGGAAAGAAATACCTTCGTCTTTGTTCGGACAGCGTGATTACGTTAAAGTAGTCACGTTCCTACATATACTATAGTGTTGCTGTTGGGGTGGCTTCGGTGGTAAATTGTTCAATGTCATGCTGCAGTATGTTCATTAACGATGACGTCACGCTAGATGTCTACTTCGGCGAAATCAATAGGCCACATTCCGCCCACCTTCGCGTTTCCTCGGAATTCTCCGTGACTCTTCGATTATTTCCGTGACGTTATGAATGGGCACACGTGTTGtggagaaatttctgaagactGCTGGTGTTAGGTCGTTGCCTAACTGGCTTCTTGCGTGCAATGAATttcttttacctttttttgcaTAATTTTATGGTCTGGTGGATGACCGTTGTATACTAAGTGGTGGTATCCCTACATCATATTTGCATTATATGCTAAAGACTGCTCGAGACTATAGCCCAAGTAGCGGTGATGAATTGCTCATCGTCATGTAATTGGATGTTCATTCACGATAACGTTGCTCCTGGATGTTAAATTTGGCGACTTCGTGTGTCCTCCTTAATTTTCATGTCTCCTCGCCATCAAAACCCCACTAAAGGCCGAAGTATTTACCAGCCGCTGAACGCAATTGAAGAATAGATTACGTCACGTGTAACCTTCCTGAACATTCATTTCTTTAAGTGCATCTTTTATTCCTGTCCTTTAGAAGATTAATAAAGGTCTCGACATTTCATAACAATACACAAAAAAGTATGCTGCACTTCTACATTCGTTACAAGAGTGGAGAGATACAGATTTAGCTCATAACGCCACAAAATCACTTATATAATTATGACGAGATCATGTCGTCCTTAAGTGCAGCCACCGTCAAGTTCTCTTGGCTGACATCCGACAGGTTTACGATTGGTGAAATAACTTGATGCTTTGACTAACGCGGAACTTGCAGCGTCCCCTATTACAAAAAAAGGTCAGACACCAGCTAAGCTCATACTGAACACGAGGAAATCATTCATATGATTCAATCATGTCTTCTTTGAGTGCAGCCACCATCAGCTCTTCGCTGGGCGCACTATTGGTTCATCTTTGTACACCGATGACAATCAGTTTGAGACATGAGGCAGAGCTTGTACGCTTATAGCACCTATATCTGATTAGGAACTAGATACTGGCAACTAGCAACTATATTTATCAACCGCCGATGGTTGAGAGATTGACAACAATGAATGTTTTCATGGCAAAGAAACTGGAGATTTGGAATGCATTAGTGACTGAAGTTTTGTGGATTGGCCTACAAGcaaatgaaacttttcattttgacaAAGACTGGTAACAGTGTACAGCAGCCAATAGCTTGAGGGTGAAGAATATATTAGGACAATGCAGGCGATATTTCAGAACAGCTTTTCAGAAAGTAAAGGTTCTATCCATTTGTCTCCTCAAGTCTGAGTGCTGTAAACGTTGTATCTGTGACATTTTCAGTAAGTCGGGAACGGAATCGGTCTCTTCAAGTTTATATCCAACAACAACACCAACAGTAGCCGAAACAAAATATGACCTTTAAGTGACATTATGACGGGTTTAGTCTCCTCTGTCACACCTAACGACATTACTCTGGCATTTCAAGCCCTGTTCTCTCGTTccacatcaaacatgtcaaatcggTCCGAAATAGGATGATATTTAGATTCCAGGGAATAAAGGCGTCAAACTGA
Above is a genomic segment from Lineus longissimus chromosome 14, tnLinLong1.2, whole genome shotgun sequence containing:
- the LOC135499060 gene encoding uncharacterized protein LOC135499060; the protein is MASITGSAQVAAATCLVCFGDATKLKTVEPCKHFFCIDCLDKHLTNNPTGGDHFPCPCCMKECLLPPSGVAGLDDWSRVPGETPEDVEPSSGGGVAAATKTTGPTTSKRPCRICECRGNSPTPDAEFCCEQCRNVLLCKSCADQHKLLPVTSHHVVTTLCDLNTGYMGCSRHHMPLDMFCNSCECSGCCLCVLLDHGDHGIVEIGRVIQNEVNDLQDVLSTGTTKIIELDQLRDETGAARDVVLNWRGGMIQQVEEATEKAINRLLEQKEKLKDAIKRGCDVSGMTDMLQKIPEVVESIQKEVEKGQAILTRKKLDSGFLSELKKARKELGAVLESDNLERDLHWKKLRESLPIFKESEQLKDMDLGQIGQFNYDTREIKATRQVHFIYDNEDAIIHSVVASVGLNDFVLAASFDPSPKAKCICHDHHDKSGKPTDRTLIDNGVVDMAATTDGGIAILHLVDLSVEENQNENKAMALTVFTPNEGNQTGELVCNNLEKAVSFSTDIRGQFVVLSNKADDTQEIAVLNKSGSVIDTSETHNRCLRRVACGGKFIFILGTGCVDVYRIEKGKITFVDSVTVHRDADDITATPSDDVFVSVSKSTDHELCVDVVKVFHLGNYLKRHPSLLNMTRKVSGQSRLDIIHTWIIVSRGSCGSLYQLQNAA